From a region of the Phaseolus vulgaris cultivar G19833 chromosome 6, P. vulgaris v2.0, whole genome shotgun sequence genome:
- the LOC137831459 gene encoding calmodulin-binding receptor-like cytoplasmic kinase 1: protein MTERVHTKLEGYRLPQMYPLIVLGVHQKGLLSQSSPSSGTSSSHLGIGNFTFEEIYKATAKFSPDNKIGEGAFGTVYKGRLYDGSLVAVKRANKDLQNKNVAEFKNEIKTLSNIEHRNLVRWRGYLEHGDEKIIVLEYVSNGTLRDHLDGIRGNGLEIGERLDIAIDVAHGITYLHMYTDHPIIHRDIKASNILITDKLRAKVADFGFARKGAEDPAATHISTQIKGTAGYLDPDYMRTQHLSEKSDVYSFGVLLVEMMTGRYPVEPKKPLSERVTIKWAMQMLKEGEIVIAMDQRLKRNPASNKAVQKVLKLAFQCLAPVRRSRPSMQSCVEVLWEIRKDFTDRASSRTHNGSHHSADFPRRDGRKNRHKTYGIQDGKGYKFVSA from the exons ATGACAGAAAGGGTACACACAAAGTTGGAGGGGTATCGT CTTCCACAGATGTATCCTCTGATAGTTCTAGGAGTTCATCAAAAGGGGTTATTATCTCAATCCTCTCCATCATCTGGCACTTCAAGTAGTCACCTTGGAATTGGGAACTTCACCTTTGAGGAAATTTACAAGGCAACAGCAAAGTTCTCTCCAGACAATAAGATTGGGGAAGGCGCGTTTGGTACAGTGTATAAGGGAAGGCTTTACGATGGATCCCTCGTGGCTGTGAAGCGTGCCAATAAG GATTTACAGAACAAGAACGTAGCTGAGTTCaagaatgaaataaaaacctTGTCAAATATTGAGCACAGGAACCTTGTAAGGTGGCGTGGGTATTTGGAGCATGGAGATGAAAAGATTATTGTTCTTGAATATGTTAGTAATGGAACTCTTCGAGACCATTTAGATG GTATTCGGGGAAATGGACTAGAAATTGGTGAGCGTCTGGACATAGCCATTGATGTAGCTCATGGAATTACTTACCTTCACATGTACACAG ATCATCCAATTATTCATAGGGACATCAAAGCATCAAATATCTTAATCACTGATAAACTAAGGGCCAAAGTAGCAGACTTTGGTTTTGCTCGGAAGGGTGCAGAAGACCCTGCTGCAACCCATATTTCAACTCAAATCAAAGGAACAGCTGGCTACTTAGATCCTGACTACATGCGAACGCAACATCTATCTGAAAAGAGTGATGTCTATTCTTTTGGTGTGTTGCTTGTTGAAATGATGACAGGACGATATCCAGTTGAACCAAAGAAACCTCTTAGTGAGAGAGTTACAATTAAATGG GCAATGCAGATGCTGAAAGAAGGAGAAATTGTGATTGCCATGGATCAAAGACTAAAGAGAAATCCAGCCTCAAACAAAGCAGTACAAAAGGTTCTCAAGCTAGCTTTCCAATGCCTTGCACCAGTGAGGCGATCACGGCCATCTATGCAGAGTTGTGTAGAGGTTCTGTGGGAAATCCGCAAAGATTTTACAGATAGAGCATCTTCTCGTACTCATAATGGTTCTCACCATTCTGCAGATTTCCCTCGAAGAGATGGCAGGAAGAATAGGCATAAGACATATGGTATTCAAGATGGTAAAGGCTATAAATTTGTATCTGCATAA